In Ignavibacteriales bacterium, the following proteins share a genomic window:
- a CDS encoding M48 family metallopeptidase, translating into MSEPILTHARNIYEQQAHNRRMTWLLIIIFVLLIAVIGAGLDIFLTIDTPVRFIMLPFVLLMAGSGIWNFQQRAASGLWEESKKFADDDGEFKIIGWSLYLIIFTMIVILILFLLLPFYVMNPRPVDHLISGFLKNISEISKIPVLQYLPIGTTLAVIIGIVSILTSLRWGMNSVLWSVHAEQPDETFAALPELLNVVKEISLAAGIPSPKVYIVKDSDPNAFTIGTIPTESSIVVTTGLIAMLNREELQGVIAHEMSHIRNSDTRLLTIITVLFGAVLLLSEWMKKSAFLGGFAGSRVPGAGWMLRGVLFIGWLLTILFAPLIARIVAMAVSRQREYLADAGGAELTRNPKALANALKKIENADAPTISFQKGIAHLCVVDPLGRRINSKEGWWADLFATHPPMKNRIILLNAMAYEMMK; encoded by the coding sequence ATGTCTGAGCCTATCTTAACTCACGCGCGTAATATTTATGAACAACAAGCGCACAACCGCCGGATGACATGGCTCCTCATTATCATTTTCGTTCTTCTGATCGCGGTGATCGGAGCGGGATTGGATATATTCTTAACGATCGACACTCCGGTTCGATTCATTATGCTTCCATTTGTTCTTCTGATGGCCGGCTCTGGCATTTGGAATTTTCAGCAGCGGGCAGCATCAGGATTGTGGGAAGAGTCAAAGAAATTTGCCGATGACGACGGCGAGTTCAAAATAATCGGGTGGAGTCTATATCTCATAATTTTTACAATGATAGTAATTCTAATATTATTCCTGCTACTGCCGTTTTATGTTATGAATCCTCGTCCAGTTGACCATCTGATCTCCGGTTTTTTAAAGAATATTTCAGAGATTTCCAAAATCCCTGTTTTGCAATACCTTCCAATTGGAACAACTTTAGCCGTCATTATCGGTATTGTCTCCATCCTCACAAGTCTTCGCTGGGGAATGAATTCGGTCCTCTGGTCTGTGCATGCCGAACAACCTGATGAAACCTTTGCGGCTCTGCCGGAGTTATTAAATGTAGTAAAAGAAATAAGTCTTGCGGCAGGAATTCCTTCTCCCAAAGTGTATATCGTGAAAGATTCAGATCCCAATGCTTTTACCATTGGAACCATCCCGACGGAGAGCTCGATTGTCGTCACTACTGGATTGATTGCAATGTTGAACCGCGAAGAATTGCAGGGCGTCATCGCACATGAAATGAGCCACATACGTAATTCCGATACTCGGTTGCTGACAATCATTACGGTTTTGTTTGGCGCAGTGCTTTTGCTTTCTGAGTGGATGAAGAAGAGTGCTTTTCTCGGAGGATTTGCAGGGAGCCGCGTGCCCGGTGCCGGATGGATGTTACGCGGTGTCTTGTTTATTGGTTGGCTTCTCACAATTCTCTTTGCTCCTTTGATCGCGCGCATCGTAGCGATGGCAGTATCACGTCAGCGGGAATATTTGGCAGATGCAGGTGGCGCAGAATTGACGCGCAATCCCAAGGCACTTGCCAATGCTTTAAAGAAAATCGAAAATGCTGATGCACCTACGATATCTTTTCAAAAAGGTATCGCTCATTTATGTGTCGTTGATCCTTTAGGAAGAAGAATTAATTCGAAAGAAGGATGGTGGGCCGACTTATTCGCAACCCACCCGCCGATGAAAAATCGTATTATCCTTTTAAATGCTATGGCCTACGAGATGATGAAGTAA
- a CDS encoding M48 family metallopeptidase, with amino-acid sequence MSEPILTKSRNIYEQQAHNRRMTWCIVGCIIVLFAVIGLGVDYFYLGIFNTRNGIPIVTILTLVLSVIFALWSLQSGASAVLLSAQAVPADPTNADQRQLLNVVQEISLASGLPAPKVYVIPDDDPNAFATGRDPQHSYIAITHGLLTTLERDELQGVIAHEMSHIRYYDIRLMTLVAACVGAIVLLADISVRGMRFRLFSSRGLRSKGKNPLGIIFLLLWLLTVILAPILTQLMAMMISRKREYLADASAAELTRNPLALAKALQKLENASAPTAAIKRGIAHLCVVDPLGKKVNEKEGFWAELFATHPPIQKRIMLLKSMAYQYSK; translated from the coding sequence ATGTCCGAACCCATTCTAACAAAATCACGCAACATCTACGAGCAGCAGGCGCATAATCGCCGCATGACCTGGTGTATTGTGGGATGCATCATTGTGCTTTTTGCGGTTATCGGGTTGGGAGTTGATTACTTTTATCTAGGAATATTTAACACTCGTAATGGAATTCCGATTGTGACAATCCTTACTTTGGTATTGAGTGTTATATTTGCATTATGGAGTCTTCAGAGTGGCGCTTCGGCGGTACTGTTATCAGCTCAAGCAGTTCCGGCAGACCCAACAAACGCAGATCAACGCCAGCTTCTCAATGTTGTTCAAGAAATATCTCTTGCTTCCGGATTACCGGCACCAAAGGTATACGTTATTCCCGATGATGATCCAAATGCATTTGCGACGGGAAGGGATCCGCAGCACAGTTACATTGCCATTACCCACGGACTTCTCACCACTCTTGAGCGCGACGAATTGCAGGGCGTGATCGCGCATGAAATGAGTCATATTCGATATTACGACATCCGTTTGATGACGCTCGTCGCAGCATGTGTCGGTGCCATTGTTTTATTGGCAGATATTTCTGTCCGAGGAATGCGATTCAGACTTTTTTCAAGCCGTGGTCTACGATCGAAAGGGAAAAATCCTTTAGGAATAATATTTCTTCTTCTCTGGCTTCTTACAGTAATCCTCGCTCCCATACTTACACAACTCATGGCAATGATGATTTCACGTAAACGCGAATATCTTGCCGATGCTTCCGCTGCCGAGCTCACGCGAAATCCGCTCGCTCTTGCTAAAGCTCTGCAAAAACTGGAGAATGCATCAGCACCAACTGCTGCTATTAAGCGGGGCATTGCGCATCTGTGTGTCGTAGATCCATTGGGTAAAAAAGTAAATGAGAAAGAAGGATTTTGGGCTGAACTCTTTGCAACGCATCCTCCAATACAAAAGCGTATTATGCTGTTAAAGTCGATGGCATATCAGTACTCAAAGTAA
- a CDS encoding LemA family protein encodes MFFFIFLAIIIIFVAVAIGGYNSLIQIRNQVRNAWKQIDVQLKRRHDLIPNLVNAVKGQMEFEKGTLESVIQARAAAVGANTIADSMAKEDVLSSALSKLFAIVENYPTLKANESVQPLMEELTTTENQITFARQFYNDITTTYNTKLEIFPTNLFASSFGFKLFPLFQVKDAAEREVPTVDLSLKK; translated from the coding sequence ATGTTCTTCTTTATTTTTCTTGCGATCATAATAATCTTTGTTGCCGTTGCGATTGGCGGCTACAATTCTCTTATCCAAATTCGGAATCAAGTACGGAACGCTTGGAAACAAATAGATGTACAGCTCAAACGCCGGCATGATTTGATTCCTAATCTCGTCAATGCGGTGAAGGGACAAATGGAATTTGAGAAGGGGACATTAGAAAGTGTCATTCAAGCCCGTGCCGCAGCTGTTGGTGCAAATACGATTGCCGACAGCATGGCGAAAGAAGATGTGCTGTCATCGGCGCTCTCCAAACTTTTTGCCATTGTTGAAAATTATCCTACGTTGAAAGCGAACGAAAGTGTTCAACCGCTGATGGAAGAATTGACGACGACCGAAAACCAAATCACATTTGCCCGCCAATTCTACAACGATATCACAACGACCTATAATACAAAATTAGAAATTTTTCCCACAAATTTATTCGCATCGTCGTTTGGTTTCAAACTTTTCCCGCTCTTCCAAGTAAAAGATGCGGCTGAGCGCGAAGTGCCAACGGTGGACCTCTCGCTGAAAAAATAA